ttacagatttttttggCAAGAACAGTGGATATAGAATATGAACTTACCCTTATAGTGCTATCATCAAGATATCCACTGGAATCGGGATTCGAACATTTGTCATTCAAAGTCTGCGGCTTGTTTAAATACCGCCTACGATACAGAACTAAGGCGGTACTTCCTGCAAGCGCAGCCAACACTATTGCTGCAAATGATATACCAGCTATTGCTCCCGTATCCATTCCACCGCCACCAGAATCGATTATCCTTCTGGAAGATTCTACATTCGGCGGTATTCTCGTTTGCAGGAACGTAGTTTCCAAAGATAGAGGTTTTTCAGTCACGATCCGACTTTCTGCAACGCCTTCTAAACTGAGGTCCTCCTTTATAAAGTCAGGTCTTGTCAGATTACGTTTTTTTGATGAGAAAGTAGAATTTTGTGAATCGGTCACATTAGTAAATTCTATAGTTACATTGATGTTAGTTGTGTTCTCTGGTAGCGCTATAATTGAGACGTTATTGTCAGTTATGTTGACAGGAGTCCATTGTATTTGTTGAGTTTCCGTGGTATTTACTACTGTTACATTCGTAACAGATGCGTTAACATCCTTAAGTGGTTCTTTTGTTATAACCTTTACTGTTTCGTTTATTTCCGGATTTGTTCTAGTAGTGCTGACTTGTGGAGTTTTCGTGAAGTACATGGCTCTTCCTTGTCTTTCAGCACTTTGACGTTCAACTTCAAAATCTGCTACGTGTAGTTCCTCTGACTGGGGCGCAGCAAGGTTTTTGCCAGTGCTTGCTggaaatataagattattattagtgaGTAATTTAAATGGTATACATAAAAAAGCAAGTATTaggttaaatgttaaaaaaagaacgaaTTAAgggaatgaaatgaatgaacaaattaaattatatagcaaTGTGAATTTATTCGGGCTTTAgcgagtttattataaaatattattctatatcaATGTTTAATGGgagaaaattataaacaattaactaactatttatattttacttgagctatctaaattaaaatatagcgaATCGACTTGTATCTAAGAACTACAATCAGAGGCGCAATTATGTACGGTTGAGATGAACACCATTGCCTTATACTAGGAGAAATCGAGGGTGTATCTTGCGTGTGTGTTGTGTCATCTTCAGCGTTGAATCCAAATTACAAAAATGGAAACGTATTGgagaaaaatttcaaaataatatactttttacttgCGTACTATCAGCGTAATTATACTACTTAAACCtttcatatttgattttaaaacaaattaaggcAACATTATAGCAAGTTCGTTTTATTAAACCAATTCAATGGTATCACTCCTTGCAATCGATGTTAAGAAAACAGAGATTTGGCGAGTCTTAAAAGCGGATTACgagtaaattgttattttatgccTTTCTTTGTTTCCGTTGTGTTATTCCGAGCCAAAGGAAAGGCACCAATATAAATCATTGCAACACGAATTGGCTCTGTTGAAAATTGGTCCGATGACAAATATGAAAGTTCCAAATAAGAAAAGATTCAACTTAACCCGTATCAaatgttatttcatattttgaggaagacttcaaaataatatttgatgtgGGTATTTGACAGCTGCGTTCACGTGGTCTATAGGTGTAGCTTTTAAAGTTCATAATACTCTAAAAAGCCACACTACAACAAAATATATCCTGAcatttaatctattaataacaaaaagggCTTTAaggcaaaaataaatacattagatTAAAGCAAACTATTCcccaaaaaaatctaaaatcagTTATATGTATTACGAGTGTACCGAATTTACCAATAATGATACTACcgtcattttatttcaaattattcgaAGATAAAATTACGTAAATTTGTATCGAACATTCATAGCTtgttctacaaaaaaaaacaaattaatctgTCTCCCCGGATTGCTCTTGAACATTATTGAAGGGCTATTTTCATTCTTATTTCTAACCAGAGGAAATGAGTAAAGccttaccttttttatattatgcaaaGGAAAGCTTTATAAGTACTCGGTGGTTCCCTTGGGTGGGATTTCGGTTTAGGCTTCTTACTCACTAAAACTTCTGCAACCATCCGCTGGATCGGAGTGACTACAGAATCGTTATGACATTACGCCATTCCGGAGGCAAAACACTCTCCTCAATCCTGACCTTCCGAGTTGCTTTTTACCTTGGGAGGGGAAGGAAATGTTTTTCTACGGACCCGCATCAACAAATATGACAAAATGTAATCATAA
The nucleotide sequence above comes from Vanessa tameamea isolate UH-Manoa-2023 chromosome 2, ilVanTame1 primary haplotype, whole genome shotgun sequence. Encoded proteins:
- the LOC113402133 gene encoding uncharacterized protein LOC113402133, which translates into the protein MTLHWWMHWFWVTMLLTIIASTGKNLAAPQSEELHVADFEVERQSAERQGRAMYFTKTPQVSTTRTNPEINETVKVITKEPLKDVNASVTNVTVVNTTETQQIQWTPVNITDNNVSIIALPENTTNINVTIEFTNVTDSQNSTFSSKKRNLTRPDFIKEDLSLEGVAESRIVTEKPLSLETTFLQTRIPPNVESSRRIIDSGGGGMDTGAIAGISFAAIVLAALAGSTALVLYRRRYLNKPQTLNDKCSNPDSSGYLDDSTIRDNSEEMYSLDNDSFLNSLEAMTIQNYWTDTVKHTKL